The following proteins are encoded in a genomic region of Primulina huaijiensis isolate GDHJ02 chromosome 3, ASM1229523v2, whole genome shotgun sequence:
- the LOC140974195 gene encoding WUSCHEL-related homeobox 8 isoform X1, with protein MEWEKPPPPPQQGEDFNGGGGGIFVKVMTDEQMEDLRKQIAVYATICEQLVELHKSLTSQNDLAGVRYGNPYCDPLITSGAHKITGRQRWTPTPMQLQYLEHLFDQGNGTPSKQKIKEITTELAQHGQISETNVYNWFQNRRARSKRKQQAAPTANNVDSEVETEVESPNEKTKKPEESQPPRILCSRTEDLCFQSSQGTSAIHTLDSHVSKSETMLPPESSSTLGGSFGQTCFYGNMLPNSRIDSLIGKMELPGNYDPYIHQDDFMA; from the exons ATGGAGTGGGAAAAACCGCCGCCACCGCCGCAACAGGGAGAGGATTTCAACGGCGGAGGCGGGGGGATATTTGTGAAGGTCATGACTGATGAGCAAATGGAAGACCTACGCAAGCAGATTGCAGTTTACGCCACGATTTGCGAACAGCTCGTTGAATTGCACAAATCCCTCACTTCCCAGAACGATCTCGCAG GAGTGAGGTATGGAAACCCATATTGCGACCCCTTGATAACATCTGGAGCCCATAAAATCACTGGCAGACAACGTTGGACCCCGACACCTATGCAGCTTCAGTATCTAGAGCACTTATTTGATCAAGGAAATGGTACTCCAAGCAAGCagaagatcaaagaaataacCACGGAGTTGGCACAACACGGGCAGATTTCTGAAACAAATGTCTATAATTGGTTTCAAAATAGACGTGCTCGGTCAAAAAGGAAGCAACAGGCTGCACCAACAGCAAACAACGTTGACTCGGAAGTCGAGACAGAGGTTGAGTCACCCAATGAGAAGACTAAGAAGCCAGAGGAATCCCAGCCTCCACGCATTTTATGTTCGAGGACTGAGGATCTATGCTTTCAAAGTTCTCAGGGTACTTCTGCAATTCATACACTGGATTCACATGTcagtaaatctgaaacgatgcTGCCACCTGAAAGTAGCTCGACTCTCGGTGGTAGTTTTGGGCAAACATGCTTTTATGGAAATATGTTACCGAATTCAA GAATCGACAGCTTGATAGGAAAGATGGAACTTCCGGGAAACTATGATCCTTACATACACCAAGATGACTTCATGGCTTGA
- the LOC140974196 gene encoding uncharacterized protein: MSSFETNENSTEVPPSPASVYSCSHDEFWTQMDNSSPSSFSGVHKLEDRDMSCVFREINSNLNEWRKKLNQLEYTDPEEDINEQQPSEVEVDIENQDEAYIKELLVVAGLYGWFPISNHVFEEVEDSYRTTKVDDISSKYHGGKLNHNMILDLLNEVLPNILRPPLNQSKDIEKAFGYVHKPPLGKKLLSHVWEFIRLYVNPPSDKSYHALDSLLTRDWKLSTWSHLIDDDINSIGRDIESQIMKELIQEMVEDIDQ; the protein is encoded by the exons ATGAGTTCCTTTGAGACAAAT GAGAATTCAACTGAAGTGCCACCAAGCCCTGCATCTGTGTACAGCTGTAGTCACGACGAGTTCTGGACGCAAATGGATAACTCAAGCCCATCATCATTCTCAGGTGTACATAAACTGGAAGATCGTGATATGTCTTGCGTATTCAGGGaaataaactcaaatttgaaTG AGTGGCGGAAAAAACTGAACCAACTTGAATATACTGATCCAGAGGAGGATATAAATGAACAGCAGCCAAGTGAAGTAGAAGTGGACATAGAGAATCAAGATGAAGCCTACATCAAAGAGTTGCTAGTTGTGGCAGGTTTGTATGGATGGTTC CCTATTAGCAATCATGTCTTTGAAGAAGTTGAAGATTCTTATAGAACAACTAAGGTTGATGATATTAGTTCAAAATATCATGGAGGAAAACTAAATCACAATATGATTCTTGACTTGTTAAATGAAGTACTGCCAAACATACTAAGGCCACCCTTAAACCAGTCGAAAGATATAGAAAAGGCATTTGGTTATGTACATAAGCCTCCATTAGGAAAGAAGCTTCTGTCTCACGTTTGGGAATTTATCCGGCTTTACGTGAACCCGCCATCCGATAAATCATATCATGCTCTTGATAGTCTGCTAACCCGAGATTGGAAGTTGAGTACATGGTCCCATTTGATCGATGATGATATAAACTCTATTGGTCGAGATATTGAATCTCAGATCATGAAAGAACTGATCCAAGAAATGGTCGAGGATATCGACCAATGA
- the LOC140974195 gene encoding WUSCHEL-related homeobox 8 isoform X2: protein MEWEKPPPPPQQGEDFNGGGGGIFVKVMTDEQMEDLRKQIAVYATICEQLVELHKSLTSQNDLAGVRYGNPYCDPLITSGAHKITGRQRWTPTPMQLQYLEHLFDQGNGTPSKQKIKEITTELAQHGQISETNVYNWFQNRRARSKRKQQAAPTANNVDSEVETEVESPNEKTKKPEESQPPRILCSRTEDLCFQSSQGIDSLIGKMELPGNYDPYIHQDDFMA, encoded by the exons ATGGAGTGGGAAAAACCGCCGCCACCGCCGCAACAGGGAGAGGATTTCAACGGCGGAGGCGGGGGGATATTTGTGAAGGTCATGACTGATGAGCAAATGGAAGACCTACGCAAGCAGATTGCAGTTTACGCCACGATTTGCGAACAGCTCGTTGAATTGCACAAATCCCTCACTTCCCAGAACGATCTCGCAG GAGTGAGGTATGGAAACCCATATTGCGACCCCTTGATAACATCTGGAGCCCATAAAATCACTGGCAGACAACGTTGGACCCCGACACCTATGCAGCTTCAGTATCTAGAGCACTTATTTGATCAAGGAAATGGTACTCCAAGCAAGCagaagatcaaagaaataacCACGGAGTTGGCACAACACGGGCAGATTTCTGAAACAAATGTCTATAATTGGTTTCAAAATAGACGTGCTCGGTCAAAAAGGAAGCAACAGGCTGCACCAACAGCAAACAACGTTGACTCGGAAGTCGAGACAGAGGTTGAGTCACCCAATGAGAAGACTAAGAAGCCAGAGGAATCCCAGCCTCCACGCATTTTATGTTCGAGGACTGAGGATCTATGCTTTCAAAGTTCTCAGG GAATCGACAGCTTGATAGGAAAGATGGAACTTCCGGGAAACTATGATCCTTACATACACCAAGATGACTTCATGGCTTGA